In Saccharomyces paradoxus chromosome VIII, complete sequence, the genomic window TTAGAATTTCGGAGATCCAGAATCACTAAACCTACCAGTGATTCGAAAGTTGCGAGCGTATTATTCGAGCAAGAAAGGGAGATAATTGCTGACCTAGCGAAAGCTATCGATAACAGCTCTACTGTTTTTTTCAGCGATCTAAAAGTTACACTGCACGCCGAACTCGGTAGACTACCCCCTCTAAGGTTTCTAGATGATCACATAGAGGTCTCAGTGGATAAGCAGAAGCCAAGCTTTATTTGTGAAGACCTTGCTTCTTACACACCCAATAGATTTacagatttttttcaagaagaaataattaaATATGCCACTTTCTTTCAGGATGATTAGATGAGCGCCACTTACAATCTTGTATATAAACATTTTTAGTTGTTATTTCTCTTAAATTAAAAGTAGTACATAAAGGAATCTGAcgcgttttttttttgctgtCTCTCTTTCTCGCGTTCTACTCATTTCTCCATCTGAAACTAAGAAAAGAGGAGTTCTATGGCATAATAACCACCAGTTACTTAAGGGAGTAGAACAAGCGTTCGGTATCTGGCAGGTTATtatgaagaatattttggTGTATGGCATTTGTCTGTTATTTGCTCTTATTCAAAACGTAAAAGGTGTCCATTTTTATGCAAAATCAGGGGAAACCAAATGCTTTTATGAACATTTATCGCGGGGAAACCTACTGATCGGCGATTTGGACTTGTATGTGGAAAAGGATGTTCTATTTGAAGAGGACCCTGAAGCCACTTTGACGATAACTGTAGATGAAACATTCGATAATGATCATCGTGTTTTAAATCAGAAAAACTCGCACACAGGTGATTTTACTTTCACAGCTTTAGATACAGGTGAACATAGATTTTGCTTTACCCCATTCTACAGCAAGAAATCTGCCAGACTAAGAGTATTCATTGAACTAGAAATCGGTAATGTCGAGGCCCTTgatagtaaaaaaaaagaagacatGAATTCACTCAAGGGAAGGGTCGGTCAGCTGACTCAAAGGTTATGTTCTATTCGCAAGGAGCAAGACGCTATTAGAGAAAAAGAGGCAGAATTCAGAAACCAAAGTGAATCAGCCAATAGCAAGATAATGACGTGGTCTGtatttcaacttcttaTATTACTGGGTACCTGCGCCTTCCAGCTACGCTATCTCAAGAATTTCTTCGTCAAACAGAAGGTTGTATAATATACCATGTCATATAGTgtctatatatatatcgCTCATTACGAATCGGTGCAATGAGCTCTTCGATATGAAATATTCCAACCAAGCTCAATAATAGGAATGACTTAAACTGAGACCATCGAgtgcaaaaaaaagcagaTAAAAACCCAATAACAATGAGCGACCACGAGCTTGATGGTACCACATCTGAACTTGAGGCACTAAGATTGGAAAATGCGCGATTAAGAGAGCAACTCGCCAAGAGGAAAGACAACAGTCAGAACTACCCACTAtctttggaagaatacCAGCGCTACGGGAGACAAATGattgttgaagaaacagGCGGTGTAGCAGGCCaagtaaaattgaaaaattcgaaaGTTTTAGTAGTTGGTGCTGGTGGTTTGGGGTGTCCCGCCTTGCCCTACTTGGCGGGCGCAGGCGTGGGTCAGATCGGTATAGTAGATAACGATGTAGTAGAAACTTCCAATTTGCATAGGCAAGTTCTCCATGATTCTAGTAGAGTCGGTATGTTGAAATGTGAGTCGGCCAGGCAATATATCACGAAACTAAATCCGCACATTAACGTCGTCACCTATCCCGTTAGATTGAATTCCAGTAATGCCTTTGAGATTTTTAGATATTACGATTATGTATTAGACTGTACAGATTCCCCATTGACCAGATATTTAGTGTCTGATGTTGCGGTTAATCTGGGAATAACAGTGGTGTCAGCATCCGGTTTGGGAACAGAGGGCCAGCTAACTATATTGAACTTCAACAACATGGGACCATGTTACAGATGCTTTTATCCGACCCCTCCACCACCAAATGCGGTGACTTCCTGTCAAGAAGGCGGTGTGATAGGCCCATGCATTGGACTAGTTGGAACGATGATGGCTGTTGAGACTTTAAAGCTCATCCTAGGAATCTACACCGAGGAGAATTTTAGTCCCTTTTTGATGTTATATTCAGGCTTCCCGCAGCAAAGCCTGCGCACTTTCAAAATGAGAGGCAGACAAGAGAAGTGCCTGTGTTGCGGTAAGAATCGAACAATAACAAAAGAAGCCATCGAAAAGGGAGAGATCAATTACGAACTGTTCTGCGGTTCACGAAACTATAGTGTATGCGAGTCTGACGAAAGGATCAGTGTGGAAGCATTTCAGAATATATACAAGGATAATGGATTTCTACCGAGACACATCTTCCTTGACGTTAGACCCTCCCACCACTATGAGATATCTCACTTCCCCGAGGCAGTCAATATTCCAATCAAAAAGTTAAGAGATATGGGCGGGGATcttaaaaaattacaagaagaaCTCCCTACTGTAGAAAGGGACAGTGATATAGTGGTTCTTTGTCGTTATGGTAACGACTCTCAATTAGCTACAAGATTGTTGAAAGATAAATTTGGGCTCTCTAATGTACGTGATGTGAGAGGAGGTTACTTCAAGTACATAGACGATATTGATCAAACCATTCCTAAATATTAGTTTGCGTATACACGTACAATGAATATATGTAACTTCATCCTTTTTTatccattttcttcctttcgtcatttattgttttctgtGTCTTCCAATCTATTACAGGAATGATCTCAAATACTTGGGCAGCTTATTCAAGCTGCGTCTTGCAATTCCTTCAACGCAGAAGCTAAATCCTTAATTAAGTCATTAGCGGATTCACACCCCACAGATACTCTTATTAAAGTTTGGTCGATATATGGATCGGTCATTGCTCTCCATTCAACAAGAGACTCGATTCCACCTAGTGAGGTTGcatgatgaaaatatttcaactttAGGGGTAACCGTTTACACTGCTCCTTGGTGTGTAGAGTGATAGCAAAAACGGGACCATATCCGCCCACCAGTTGCTTTTTAACAAACTCTTCTGTTTGCAAAGAAGAGTGGTAAATCGTCTTCAGTACTTTGTCAAATTCAGATTGGTGATCTGACAAAAATTTGACTATTTTCGTAGCGTTTTCTGATTGTTTAGTTATTCTCATTTCGTAGGTCCTCAGGGACCGCAACAACATAAAGCTTTCCAGATTTGCCACGTTTGTGCCTAAATAAATTCTGTCGTCTTTTAGTTGTCGAGATgttgcttcttctttcaccACAATGACGCCACTCAACAAGTCTGAATGGCCACCAAAGTACTTAGTAGCAGAGTACAAGATAATATCGGCTCCAAAATTCCATGCGTATTGCAATGGTGGAGATGCGAATGTGGAATCCACTATGAGTAGGGCACCTTTTGCATGGGCTCTGCGGGCCAAACTCTCGATATCAGAAGAGGTACCATATGGATTTACAGGAGATTCTAAGTGGACGATGTCACCTTCAGAAgcgtatttttcaatatcttctaAGGGATATTGCTTAATGCCGTAATTACGGGTCAATATGTTTGCAATTGCTCGAACACCATGGTAGCTCTGTCCGATAAAGATCTTCTTAGGGTTGTAATGCACCATTGCCGCATAGAACGCAGCTAAACCGGAGGAATAAATGACAGCATAACCATCGAGGATCTCTGAGAAGATACTTTCCAATCTGGTGCTGTTTGGATGTGCTAGTCGTGAATATACaggtttcttttccatAAAGTCCAAGTTTTCACGCTCTGTCCATGGAACTAgatcgtcatcatcgtaACGGAAGGTTGTAGAGACATTGATTGGGGGTGCCACGTCACTAACCCTGTTATCTTTATCATCGCCATGAATCAAAGCTGTTGACAAGTCGACCATCTTACGTGCTCTTTTCGTACAGTCTGCCTTTACATCCATGTTTTGCAACAGTTTAAAAGAATGCAGGTTACAAGAAGTTATCGAGGTGGAATATGCTTATATATCGCGTGTTGCATAAAGTCATCAAGTGATCGCATTTAGAATTAAACAcctcaaaaaaatagaaaccACAGTTTCACTATCTAGCAGAACCCACAAGATGTTCTCCAGACTTGCCAGTGAACCAAAAAGCTACTCTTAGCGCATATTCGAAGGGCATTGAAGATATTCACCTACTGTTATTACGAAAACTAAACCTCTTTCTGTTTGATTATATAACGTTAATGTTGCGACCAATATAAACATCGCATAATCACACGTGACAAAAGTCCCCTTCAACGTACCTATATAACGTGATGCAGTTTATTGCCAAGAAACAAGCTTCTTAGTTTAAGCTCTGCTAACATTAGAATACAGAACCACTCTGGCTTTTGAGATACTAGTTCACTAGTTACGGTTTTCCATCCCTCTTATCTATTCTAGCCTTATCATACATATTTGTAGAATAGAATTGTAGATAAATACGCTCGCTAGTGAAAAAATAGggtcttttctttctatatgaagaaaaggaaaaaagttcatttATAATGAGCAAACAggcagaaaaagaataaggGCTCAGCTTTTCTATGTTTAGGATACAACTGAGAACTATGTCCAGCAAAGCATGCAAGAATGATTACCCAAAGGAGTTTGTCAGTTTCTTAAACAGCTCGCACTCTCCTTACCATGCAGTTcataatatcaaaaagcATTTGGTGTCAAGAGGTTTCAAAGAATTGAGTGAACGCGACTCATGGGCTGGTATCGTTGCACGAAAAGGCAAGTACTTTGTGACAAGAAATGGCTCTTCTATTATTGCATTTGCTGTTGGTGGGAAATGGGAGCCTGGTAATCCGATTGCTATTACGGGCGCTCACACTGATTCCCCTGTATTAAGAATCAAGCCTATTTCCAAAAGGGTTAGTGAGAAGTATCTACAAGTGGGCGTTGAGTGCTACGGTGGTGCTATCTGGCATTCATGGTTTGATAAGGATTTGGGCGTTGCCGGAAGAGTTTTTGTAAAGGACGCCAAAACTGGAAAATCTATTGCTAGATTGGTAGATTTGGATAGACCTTTGCTAAAGATTCCCACTTTAGCTATTCACCTGGATAGAGACgtaaatcaaaaattcgagttcaataaagaaactCAACTGTTACCGATTGGTGGTTTGCAAGGAGACAACGCAGAAATGAATTCTGAAAAGGAGATTGATAACGGTGGTTTTACCTCTATCAAGACGATAGTGCAGAGGCACCACGCAGAACTTTTGGAGCTAGTCGCCAAGGAACTCGCTATCGATGCAATTGAAGACATTGAAGACTTCGAATTGATTCTTTACGATCATAACGCATCTACGCTCGGCGGGTTCAACGACGAGTTTGTCTTCTCCGGGAGATTAGATAATTTGACGTCTTGTTTCACATCATTGCACGGTTTGACGTTAGCAGCTGACACAGAAATCGATCAAGAATCTGGCATTAGATTGATGGCATGCTTTGATCATGAGGAGATTGGCTCATCTTCCGCTCAAGGAGCAGATTCCAACTTCTTGCCTAATATCTTAGAGAGGTTGTCTATTTTAAAAGGGGACGGTTCTGATGAATCTAAGCCATTGTCCCACTCGTCGATATTGGAAACTTCTGCCAAATCGTTCTTCCTATCCTCTGATGTTGCTCACGCAGTTCATCCAAACTATGCGAACAAATATGAAAGCCAGCATAAACCTTTATTGGGTGGTGGTCCCGTAATCAAGATTAACGCAAATCAACGTTACATGACCAATTCACCAGGCCTAGTCTTGGTGAAAAGACTAGCAGAAGCTGCTAAAGTACCTCTGCAATTGTTTGTTGTAGCTAATGATTCCCCATGTGGATCCACCATCGGTCCCATTTTGGCCTCAAAGACAGGTATTAGAACTCTAGATATAGGTAATCCCGTGTTGAGTATGCATTCCATTAGAGAGACCGCTGGTTCTTCGGACTTGGAGTTTCAGATCAGATTATTtaaggaattttttgaacgCTACACTTCCATAGAATCCGAAATTGTTGTTTAAATACAAATCTTAGATCATCCATAATCCggtatatttatttttctcttttatctTTACACATAGGCAAATATATAATCTTGTGATCTACATAAGGTTTCGCGGGGGcctggaaagaaaaataaaaagtttttgaaagagTACACGCTTaaacaaaaggaaaggaCGGATTTGATATGTAAGTAAATAATTCGAAGAAGGTAGCAGATTGATCAATTTTGCATGAACGAAAAGCTGTTCTTAAACGCCAACTATCACATTACTTGCAATAAAATATGAGTGCAAATTTATCAGTTGGTAATGAAATTAAAGATTCATTCAAAGAAACCCATAAATGGGTTCAGAATAACTTAAAATGGTTGAAGGATATTGAGCAATTCTATCGGGAAAGGGCtaaattagaaaaagaCTACAGTGAGAGGTTATCTCGCTTATCAGCAGAGTACTTTAGTAAGAAATCTTCAACCTCGGTTCCTATCTCTGTAGGTGACACACCTACTACCACGCCAGGGTCCGTTGAAGCTGCAGGTGTAGTTGCATGGAATGAGATTCTATCTCAGACTGACATGATTTCCAAGGACCATAATCAATTATCaacagattttgaaaatcatgTAGCAAATCAATTGAGTGGATTATTCACTAAGCTCGATATGACCTTAAGCAAGATAAATGGATTTAACAATGACATGGTCAATAAAAAGGATAACATTTATCATGAACTGGAAAAAGCCAAGAAGGACTACGACGAAGCCTGTTCCACTATGGAAATGGCAAGAAATAGATATACCAAGGCATCTAAtgatagaaataaaaagaaactggATGAAAAAGAGGTAGAAATGAATAAGTgcaaaaatgaatatttaaTCAAGATCAACCAGGCGAATAGAACTAAGgacaaatattattttcaagATGTTCCTGAAGTGCTAGATCTTCTACAAGACATGAATGAGGCAAAGACCCTTTTCTTAAACGATCTGTGGTTGAAGGCGGCTTCTGTCGAAAACGATCTGGGTACAAATGTCAGCAAGAGATTGCAGGCTGCAAATTCTGTTGTAAAGCAGAATAAACCCTCTTTGAACACGGCCATCTTTATCAAGCACAATCTaaagaattggaaagaaCCCCAAGACTTTATCTACAAGCCATCACCAGTATGGcatgatgatgaaaagtttGCAGTTCCTTCTTCACTTGAAGTTGAAGACTTGAGAATAAAGCTGGCAAAAGCAGAAAATGATTACAATTTATTGCAAGATAAAACTCAAAATGAGTTATCTAAACTCTCCACTTTGAACAAGATAAAACAcgaaatgaaaacaaatgaagataatgCCAATGCCACTAAATTTTACGATACATTAAAGGAATATTTAAACATTGTTTCACCCTTTACTTCGCACGAAACATTAAAATTGCAAGCCgaagttgaaattgaaagcATTCAAAATAATGTTCCTGAAGAATATGATTTGTCCACAGACAATATCGATCTTTCcaaaacgaagaaaaaatctgGAATATTCAGTAAGCTCAAGCACAACATATTGAACGTTGACTCGAGACCTCCAAGCGGAGGAAGTGCTGGAAGTGGCAACGGAGGACCCTTGCATATAACAAGTCTTTTCAATACATCAAGAAGAACCAGGCTAGGTGCTACTACCAACAACGCTGGTGAAGATTCGGATAATACTTCTATACGTACTACCGGTACCACTAATACTACGAAAACCACAAAAACCTCCAGTGACGACGGCAAGAATAAAGTATTGTATGCATACGTGCAGCAGgatgatgacgaaattAGTATTACGCCTGGAgacaaaattttattgGTTGCACGCGACACAGGTTCTGGATGGACAAAGATAAATAACGACACCACTGGCGAAACCGGCCTCGTACCCACCACATATATTCGCATATCTAGCGCGGCTACGGCTAGAACAAATGATAGAGGTCCTGCACCGGAAGTACCACCACCGAGAAGGAGTACTCTACCTGTTAGGACCATGGAGGCTATGTATGCCTATGAGGCACAAGGAGATGATGAGATGTCAATTGAAGTGGGGGACGTAATTACTGTGATCAGAGGCGATGATGGAAGTGGATGGACGTACGGTGAATGTGATGGACTCAAAGGTCTGTTTCCTACCAGTTACTGTAAATGAACGAATGAATGAATTAAAActattgattttttttccttggcCGCcacatttttgaaaaggtaCGACTCTATGTTATATATtatagtatatatataaatatacatatagCACAAAGTTTCATGTGATTAATCTATTAGGCGAACACCCAAATTGTTATTTATTTCCATGTCTATATCCATTTCAATATCTGGTTCATCTTCGTTCTCATTTTCAGATTCGGATTCAGACTCGGATTCGGATTCTAAAGTAGTTTCCAAATCACAATTTGTCCTACAATTCGGACACATGAATTGAGGATAACTCATAATGACCAGTCTTCTCACACAATGGAAATGCCAACTATGGGCACATGGTGATATGAAAATAGCTTGGCAAggttttattttgtttagaCAAATGGAACAATCTTCTTGCTCTAAACCCGTAGTTAATTTctgcaaattttttattcggCTCAAGGcttctttattgaatgCATTGGCCTTTAATTTCCAAGACTTGTTCAATTCTATTTTCATCTTGACGCAACGATATATCTCTTCCGTACCGCCACGAAAGTCCATACCCAGTTGTATGATATCTCCGTCACGTAAAAGGTAGTCCTTAGAAGTGGTAGACGCCGAAGATAAACGTTGGTGGTTCAAAAAGGTCCCACTGGAAGATTTGACGTCTTTCAAAAACCAATTTCCCTGGTCATCAACTTTGAAACATCCATGGGTCCTGGATATCACTTTTGATTTGAACACGACAGGATGATATTGATCTGGAATCTTGGAAATTGCCTCTCTTACTCTTTCGGTGTATCTTCCAATGATTATTTGAGAGCCTGCACCCGCAGTCCTAATGATGggatcaaagaaaagaccTTGGTTAGCCACAGAGGAGGATGAAGTATCTATAAATGGGGTTAGCCTAATGCTGAAAAGCCCGTGCTTGTCCATTCTGCGTCTCAAAGTAGGTTGGTCTATCCGTTCCGGTAGCGAGGTATTTGGTGGCAGATGTATGTCAAGTGAAAACTCCGTCTGATTCGCTTGGTTTGGAGGATATATGAAATGGCGGATACTTTTTGTAGTATTCACAGCGGGGGCTGTATTTGTCTCCACAGTGGCAGTAGCAGCAGTGGCAGTAGCAGCAACATTGCTATTTGTGCTGCTGTTATTTGTAATGGCTAAAGATGTAGCCGTACGCGATGGTAAAATACCTAAACCATTAGTAACGCCATTATTATTGCTGCTATTGTTAGGCGTATCGTTTATGGTGAGAGAGATGGATATCGGTAGTCTGATAGAATTATTGAACTTGGTGTGATCGTGAGAAGCAGCAACGGCAGAAGCAGCAGATGGCGTCTGGTTGGGGGGTGATGAGGGAACAGTATTAATAGACATCCAGGAATAACCACTACACAGAACGTACGTGCACAGGAAATCGACACTATAAGAAGAAATGTTCACGGCACAAGAGTCAGAAACGGGGCAGCGAGCAAAAAAACGAGAAGTGCGGTCTACAGTCGAGCCATACACCGAGTACCTCTCAAAATAGTATCGAACCTATACGTTAATGCACTAGTGTGTTCCTACTCACATGTAGGAGCCCAAGGTTCCTGCTGATCCCAGTGGTAAGGTTTATCAATTTTCTCATTCTCTTTGTGGGCCGTGAACCGTGATATCCTCTCACGAGCCGCTTAAAGAGACTGGAAAGACCCCAACCCCACAGGCGGCAAACTAGTAATCTCTCCACTATCTCCAACAGTATCACCATGACCAACGATAATAGCGATACCACCAACAACACTATCAATAGTGGCAGCAACAACTCACAATCGTCTTCGTCTTCGACGCCATCAGTGACCAGAGGACCTGTAACTGACAGGACCAAAGTCAACTATGTGCCAAAGAGTAACGATCCGTCGTCATTCCAATACTATCCAGACGATCCGGAGAACCCAGTAAACAAGTATAAATTCGCTTTAAAGGCGGACAGCCAGTACTATGATCCCTGCGAGGAGTCCTCCAAGCTTAGTTTTCAGTGCCTTGAGCGCAACGATTACGACCGATCCAAGTGTCAAGAATACTTTGACGCATACCGCGAATGCAAGAAACAGTGGCTGACAGCCAGGAGAAAGAACAGGGAACAGTGGGAGTGAAACGgcctctttttttgtttgttcAGCTCTGATGTCTTTTCTATATGCAGTACCACTTCGCGAGGTAGTATCCCGACAAGCAGCCACAGCACACTCCAGTGCAACGTGAAAAACTAACTCGCAATGACATTCGAATAAGCAAGCTAAATAGACTTGCAAAGTGGGAATAGGGAAAACTTTTGTATATATCTCTACATACTTGTACATACCGAACATAAGAAGCTCTTATGGCCGAAAACTCGCTCTTGAAGTTTATCGCTAAGAACAAAGTGGCCATCCTAGCAACGGTCTCTGCGGGGACTGCTGCTGTGGGTGCTTATGTCTACTACCAGCAGCTCAAGCAGCAGCAATCGAAGGGTACAAAAGATCACCGGCGCCAAGGTGAGGTCTTTACTGGCCAAAATGAAGACGAGGTGGGCTCGAAGGACGATGGCAGCGTCTTAAACGGGagtaagaagaagaagaagaataaacggaaaagaaaaaataggGCAAAATCGACGaaagtttttgaatatcCCTCCTTGCCCAATGGCGAGCCTGATATTGTCCAATTGGAAGGCCTGGCACCTTCTCAAAGGCGGGCATATGCTGTGCAGTTGAAGAACAAAGGTAACCACTTCTTCACTtctaaaaatttcaatgaGTCCCTTAAGTACTACCAGTATGCCATTGAATTGGACCCGAATGATCCAGTGTTCTATTCCAACATATCTGCTTGCTACATTTCTACGGGCGACTTGGATAAAGTCATAGAGTTTACTACAAAGGCACTTGAGATAAAACCTGATCATTCAAAAGCCTTATTGAGACGCGCATCTGCTAACGAGTCACTGGGCAACTTCACTGATGCTATGTTTGATCTCTCTGTTTTGTCACTGAACGGTGACTTTGATGGGGTCTCCATTGAGCCTATGCTAGAAAGGAATTTAAATAAGCAAGCAATGAAAGTATTAAATGAAAATCTATCGAAAAATGATGGCAGAGGCTTGCAAGTTTTACCGTCTAATACGTCTTTGGCCTCATTTTTTGGGATTTTTGACCCTGACTTAGAAATTTCTAGTGTGAACACCACTTCACACTTTGATACTAAATATGATCTATTGTCAGATGCCTTGCAAAGGCTATACTCTGCCACAGATGAAGGTTATGTGGTAGCAGACGATCTTTTTACAAGGGCCACCGATGCGTATCATTATCTACTTTCTGCCAATAAAGCGGACGATCCTCTAAGAGAGAATGCTGCATTGGCATTCTGCTACACAGgtattttccattttttaaagaatgATCTGTTAGATGCCCAAGCTCTTTTACAAGAATCCATAAACCTGCATCCAACATCGAATTCGTACATATTTTTGGCACTGACCTTGGCCGATAAGGAAAACTCCCagcaatttttcaagtttttccAAAAGGCTATCGACATAGACCCTGATTACCCACCTACTTATTACCACCGCGGCCAGATGTATTTCATTCTACAGGATTATATAAATGCCAAAGCAGATTTTCAGAAGGCCCAAAGCTTAAACACTGAAAACATTTACCCTTACATTCAATTAGCCTGTTTACTGTACAAGCAAGGCAAATTGACCGAATCTGAGgcctttttcaatgaaacaaaattgaagttTCCTACCTTACCTGAAGTACCCACATTTTTCGCTGAAATCTTGACAGATAAGGGCGATTTTGATGCTGCAATTAAACAATATGACATTGCTAACAGGTTGGAAGaagtacaaaaaaaaatacatgTAGGTATAGGGCCCTTGATCGGTAAAGCGACTATTCTAGCTAGACAATCCTCTCAAGATCCAAGCCAGTTAgatgaa contains:
- the TOM71 gene encoding protein channel TOM71 (Mitochondrial outer membrane protein~similar to YHR117W), producing MAENSLLKFIAKNKVAILATVSAGTAAVGAYVYYQQLKQQQSKGTKDHRRQGEVFTGQNEDEVGSKDDGSVLNGSKKKKKNKRKRKNRAKSTKVFEYPSLPNGEPDIVQLEGLAPSQRRAYAVQLKNKGNHFFTSKNFNESLKYYQYAIELDPNDPVFYSNISACYISTGDLDKVIEFTTKALEIKPDHSKALLRRASANESLGNFTDAMFDLSVLSLNGDFDGVSIEPMLERNLNKQAMKVLNENLSKNDGRGLQVLPSNTSLASFFGIFDPDLEISSVNTTSHFDTKYDLLSDALQRLYSATDEGYVVADDLFTRATDAYHYLLSANKADDPLRENAALAFCYTGIFHFLKNDLLDAQALLQESINLHPTSNSYIFLALTLADKENSQQFFKFFQKAIDIDPDYPPTYYHRGQMYFILQDYINAKADFQKAQSLNTENIYPYIQLACLLYKQGKLTESEAFFNETKLKFPTLPEVPTFFAEILTDKGDFDAAIKQYDIANRLEEVQKKIHVGIGPLIGKATILARQSSQDPSQLDEEKFNIAIKLLTKACELDPRSEQAKIGLAQLKLQMEKIDDAIELFEDSAILARTMDEKLQATTFAEAAKIQKRLRADPIISAKMELTLARYRAKGMI